Below is a window of Arabidopsis thaliana chromosome 2, partial sequence DNA.
GTAGCAATTGAGCTGTAAAGTTGATTTCATTCTCTTTTGAGTTCCTTACACTGCTGTTTTAGCCCATCTTGTATCTCGATGACTATACCAACTTGTTATCGTTTGAAAAGGAATGAATACGTTTCCGTATTTGATTGCTATAGCTGATTGTGCTTTGTGTTGGTTTATACTTTGGAATCGGTTCGAGTGGTTTTTAAGTTTGTGGTTGTTTGTTTGGATAGGATCAACTGGGAGATGTGTTGCATTGGATCAGGCAAGTAGTTGGTTTACTCTGCGGATTGTTGTGGGGTGCGATACCTTTGGTAGGAGGCATATGGCTTCTTCTGTAAGTTCTGTCATTTATCTTCTTACTGTGTCCACTATGACTAGAAAGAACTGAAACTTTGTGCTTAAACTCGAGCTATAGTTAGTAGAAATCCATTGTGTCTGATGCATGAAATCGAACCATCTACTATATCGTTTGGTTTACCTGGCGTTGTTCTATATTACTGATCAGAAAAATCCATCACTTTGAGATGATAATAAGCTACACCAATTATTAATGTCGTTATCAGTTTTTCGTAACAGAGAAACAACTGTCAGTATCTGTTTTTATTGCATTGATTAGTTAGGTATTTACTTTGAGCGTATTTTATCTACAACTGTTTTCGGTGACATTCATAGATTTTGAGTTATCGGTTACAATCATACTACATAGCAGGCCTTTCGTGTTGAGTTGGTTTGTCTTAACAAGTAGCATCGTTGACTGTAAAATTTGGCAGATTTCTTGCAATCTCCTCTGGCATAGTATATGGTTACTATGCATTGGTTCTAAAGatcgatgaagaagacttCGGTGGTCACGCAGCTTTGCTCCAGGACGGTCTATTTGCTTCTCTAAGTTTATTCCTGGTATGTagatttcttctctcttcctctctacAACTCTCTAGTTTAAGATAATCCCTAGATTTTCTTCCATCTTAAAAGTTGATTTGGTTGTGATTGAATTACATTTCAGCTTGCGTGGATTCTGGTGTATAGCTTGTCTAGCTTCTGATAGAGACACAGTATCTCGCGCTTGAGCTGCTCCGTGAAGAAGTTTAGCAGAACGTACCTTTCATGGTTTCTCCAATTTACGATGTGCCCTtcatgcttttgttttctgaagaTGGGAACTAGCATTGgtagattttcatttttctgatgGAACTTTTGGTttccttttgttcttgttaattactttgtgtaataaaaatgaGTATTATTATGCAAGGATACAGTATGTGTTTAGTACAAAACTATTACTTCCATTACTAAAAATTTGGGACAAAAAGCCTCACTGATTAATCAGGGCGAAGTTGTCCtgacgaaagaaaaaaaatctcagtaacacaaaaaaaatgcGTCTGCCGGGAGTCGAACCCGGGTCTATTGCTTGGAAGGCAATTATCCTAACCGTTGGACTACAGACGCTTAGATGTTCATTTTATCAACTCTTTATAGTTAATATTGTATTTAgaagtaaaacaaatttacgTATTTAAGTCCATGTAATTAGGTTATCTAAGCAAGTAGTCTTTCATATACATAGGCATGTAATGATCACAATGTGACTAACCTAGAGAGTTACCACATTTGTTCTCTTCCTCACTTTACATTTTTGCACAATAAAGCTCCATTGATCTATGTATGTCTTTTCTATATCATTAACTTCAAATAAGTCCTTTCTTAGATTATCCTACAAATTTATCACACATTCTTTCACCAAATCAAATAGCACTATAATACACATTTTGTAAAACACATCAagttattttatataacacTACGCTAATTTTTACGACCAtgtgaaaaataaacaatatagtTACAATTTTTCCACCGTGTTAGTTATGTacaattttgatgaaaatttggttttctaacTTACAAAACCTttaaatctcaaacaaaaccaatttaagaaaataaggCCTCGTGACTTCTTTCTACGATGACAATCACAACTACATTCACTTGTCtcccaataaaaaaaaaaaaaacacacaaacaattAAGGCCGATCGAAGTAAGGATCCCACTCATGCCTCTCAACATTCCCAAACACATTATATTTCCAAGAATACTGCTCcggaaaatcaaaaatctccTCCTTGCCTTCCTCTATCCTCTTCCTTAACCCCTCCACTCTTTCCAAAACTCCTTCCACCGCGACATCGAATGCATCTTCAAACCTTCCCGTGTCTTCACTCTTACTCGACGGGTGAAAATACATTAACCTCGGTATCAGTCTTATCACTTGTTCTCTCATAGCGAAAACTTTTGTCCTCGGTATTCTACTCAAAACATTCTCTATACTCACTTTACCttctttcacatttttctccggaataaaaacagagtatttcGCGATATCTTTCGGTAAATGCCAAATGTATTGCGCATAAGCTGATCCCGGATGAAAGAAAACTGGTATACAACCTGCTAAGATGGAGTCAAAAGTGGAGCGACGTGTGTATGAGTCACCTGGTGGTTGAAGACAGAACGTTGAGCTCAAAAAGAATTTCATGATTTGGTCGGGTTTGTAGCATTTTTGAGAACCCGATATGCATTCTAGAAGCTTGCATTTTCGTTTTGAAGCTTTGCATTGGTCCATGATCTCGGTTCTTATGCTGTCACCGAGGTTTGGTCGTGGGGCACCGACAAATGAGAATAAGTAACGACGATTaattcttctcattctcatcTGCCATTGGATGATTTCTGCGTATGTTGAAGGGTGGAAATAGGTCGGGTAAGGAACCGCGAACCCGTGGTAGTTCCATGGGCTTGATTCGATTAGTAGCATCGTCATGTTTCTTACTTCCGGTAATATCATTAACCTGGCTAGGTAGATAGAGAAACAACAATGAGAAGACTTGTCCAATGAAAAACAACTTAAAACATTCATGAAATTCTGCAAGATTaaagtcaaaacaataaaagaattCTTTCCTTAACCATTTGTGATTCCATTCTATCCAAAATGttaccagttttttttttttatattttgacgttttcaaaatatgaatACTGTATATGCAACTATTTTACCATACACATAATTCAtcaagttttcatcttttctcGTTATTGAAATGCAATATAGTATAACTAGTAAAAGCAAAAAGCTATCGATCTTTTAACTCGTTTTTTGTGATGTATGAAATATGAGTATGACATTcattaaaacatcaaatagtATGGTGGCGTACCTATTTCCCCAATCGGATTCATTCTCTGGTGTACGCATAAAGTCCCAAGTGGTTCGACCAGCCACCATAAAATGATCTCGTCCGTCCATCCTCTTCCACTCCTGACTCTCCCTCAGCCACTTCATGAGATCAAGCGCGGCAGCATCTCTCATGAAAGGGAACGGTCCCCACAAAAACCGCATCAAGTCTAAACCCGGATAGTAAGGAACATACACCGCAGAAGCTAAAGACGAGTCTTTGGTCAAGCACTTGTACTGCTTCATCCTGTTGTGGAATATTACTTCCAATGTGAACTGGTTTGTGGCATACCAACCAGAAACTCCTTCCATGTTTGGTAGACGAGGGCCTAACCCGAAATTCGACGTTAACTCGCACATATCAGTCCACCTGCTCAATGTCCAACAGTTCTTGAGAAGCTCTTCGTTAAACAAAGCTGGCACCTCATGCATATACACATATTTTCCTTTACATGGATCGTTACTTCGCGTTTCTCTTGGCCGTAACATAACTTTACCGACTCTACTAGGTTGGTTTCTCTTGGaaattactctgtttttcgcCTTGGAAGTATTATTCTTATTCAATACAAAATTTCTCTGAGTTTTTGGTTCAGATTTAGAGATGTTATCCTTGCCTTTCTTGGTCTCAAGATCGTCGTCATtatcatcttcaacaacattACTGGAAGAATCATTCGGCAACTCCTTGCCTCTCTTGGTCTCAAGATCGTCGTCATTATCATCAACTAGCGCTTTCTTTGGTTCCACGTCTTTCTTAGCCTCGAAAAAGTTCGGTTCTTTGTCTAATGCTTGATGATTCTCATCACTATTCTCCGCATTGCTCTCATCAGCATCATTACGACGAACCCTTTTCTTCTCTGCCTCCAATCTACCCGAAGATCTCGCCTTTCGTGGCTCTCGATGTCCTCTCCTTGCCTTAGATGACCGTCCAATTACAACCGAAtcaactctcttcttctcattttcaaCCCTTTCTTTCTCAAGTTCTTCAACGAGATCAGTCACAACCTTCTTGTCTTCTGACATCTGATCATCCGGAGGAGAATCGACAGAAACAGGAAGAGAGCTGTTATCAACGGAAATGTCCTCAGAGACAACGTTAACGACAGGAGCTTCATCAGGTTCGTGGTTTTGTGGGACGTTTTCGACAGGGAGATCGATGATATTTTCTTGCCGGAACAATCTCTCGTGGTTATGAACGGTTTTAGCGGAAGAACTAAAAAGGTAAAGCAAGACAAGCCAAAGGAGGAATGAGGCCATTGCCACGTACCAGAACTGGGTTCTGTACTTTGAGCTAGACTTCTCCATTGCCATTGTTCCTCCTCTCCTATGTGGTTTTCTCATGCATTAATTAACCAAATCTTACCTACCAATACCCGATTTGTTGCTTGTGATGCAAGAAATCGTTAAAGATTGTGTTGATTTCTGGATCTGAAGGATGGATTTAGGGGAAAATGGATGGATCTCTGGTAGATTTAGGAAATGAATGGACGCTGTGAGAGAGATGGTGAGATTGGGATGGTTGTTGAAGCGTTCAAAGGTTTTGTAGTGATTAAtgaaaagatttgtttttttttttcaataaagcgataattaattacatatgGAGCTATTGTTAATAATCAAGATTTCCTCGTACATGTGTCCTTAATATTTGTTCAGGCACCTAAATGAATCAAAGATTGAATTGAATTAGAGAGCTAATTAGAGATTTTTAAGGAAtgtaaaagatttacaaatctgtttttttaattctaaagatttttaaagaattattTGGGTAGAAATTAATTACAAACCCAAAACAGAAAGCATCATTGtcttttttaccaaaaaaaaagcatcatCGTCTCTAATATATGAAACCAATAGTCAATGACCCATCACCATTGTTGATCGATTCCTTATTATTGTTAGGTTTCAGTTTCTTAATCTCACTCCAGTTAATCACAAACTCCCTGATTCAACCTCTCTTTGCTTCTACCATTGGTTGTCCTTTTTCCACCACTAATTCTCTGGCCAAAGTCTTGATGTTTCCCCAGAGATGTCACCGGTATAACACTCCAGTTTCAGGAATATAGTGATGCATGCgaagaattttaaaagaatcaaTTTGGTCATTGGTGTCACTAAAATACATTTATCTTTTCGGGTGTCACTAAAATGCATTTATCTTTTCGGTCAAATGTTCTCAAAAATACTCTGAAGTTAAACGTGTTTGAGCTGGAATAATTTTTAGGTGAGCGACCTTCcgaaaaataattattgtccaaaaaagaaatatgtacATCAAAGAGTGTAAAAGATTTATCATGTCATGTTACTATATTAGCAGAAGATAGTgtgttctttttaaaaatttattatcatGTCAAAATTTCTCCATATACGGGAATGCATCGGGACAATTTGTAAGTTTCAATTTGCACTGTTATTTTTAGCGCTAATAATTCCGACGAATATTGATGTCACTAAGAATAGTATCATACAATAAATGAGTAGATATTTTATCAGTTACCATTATCTAAAGTACCCATAAATGAtgctaaacttttttttctttttcctacTTTTACGTCGTTTATAACTGATGTAATTTAATTGATGCCAGATCCTCTTTTTCGAGATTCCTTGAACCTcataattctatatatttccCAAATTTTCAGATTTATCAACTAAAACTACTCtacatattaagaaaacaaagaagaaaaatagctATGGCCAAGGCAGCTTCTACACTTGTTTTTCCCATCATTTTCCTTGTTATGTTCGCCTTAAGTACGCATTTTATCTTTAGAATTATTCGTCAAAATAttcaatcatcttcttttcttcttataaacATAGTTTTTATTGTAGCTATATTAATTGGGTTATACCCTATATGATGTAATCCATTGCTATCTTTTTCTTAAGTGTACATTTAATTTCGGGCTTTCTTCATTGACATATACTCTTAGGGTTATATTAGTTCCTTGCTATGATTTCTTTATCTcaagctttttttcttcaaaaattttatattcacAATATTCATTGGCATATGCCCTAAATGTTGTAGTCCATTGTGATTTTAGCCATGCATAAAGTATCGTTTGTATCAATGGTTTGCTCATACCAATATCTTAAAAGTTTTCACATATGATCTACTATAATTTGTAGCGTCGGCTCTATTCATTAGCATGTAGCAGAAATATTGTAATTCAGTGTAATGACATCTCCTAAGTTCtagtaaatattttgttatctaaATATAGAAcggttttgttggttatagttGAACAAAATATGGGATGCATGGCGGTTCTTGGCTCGTGTGGTGTCATTACAGATTGCAGTGGGTCATGCAAGACTAAGTTTGGACAAGATGCTAGTGGCGATTGTGACCGTGACGGTGGTCAAGGAACATGTATGTGTGGTTATCCTTGTCCACATGATAAGCTACATATGTGAGATCTACAATACTTTGAAATCTATATTTCTTCAAAATGTATTAagtagaaatcaaaattgaaaaaaaaataaaatcaaaacagttTGTGCTATGGTCTCTCATAATCTTTCAGATGGAACTTTTGATATCAATGAATGTTAGATAACATAACAAAATGCTTGAGAACTGAAAGCCAAAATTGGGAGTATAATCCGGATAAATAAACGAATCTGATCTGaactaaatcaaaacaaaatactcAATCTGAAAAGTAAAAACGAACCATATATCTTAATCTaacttatatgattttttttttctatatccGAAAACCCAAGTCGGAAAAATAACGATATTATACcgaagtttttcaaaaatttcaaaaattaagcTTATATTTTGACTAAAATATGAATCCGaacataaattttagtttgaataccattattcattttatataaaGAATCGGACAACTTGAACTGAACTCTAGAACACCCCTAGCTAAAATGCATCTTTACattctttatgtttttggacaaaaaaatGCATCTCTCGCTCTCGGACAAATGATGCAAGAAATACTTGTAGTAGTACTCTTTTTGGATCCATTATTGCAAACTTAATCTCGagtaaaatgaaattattgaTAAGATTTTCTCTAACGTTTCAAGATCTTGTCTATAATAATTATACGTTAAATTATTACGATTATTTTAAAGTGTTTGACGGTTTTAGAAGCTAAGTCAAAGTTTAACATTTGGATTCGAAGGAAAGGAAcatattttctgaattttacaagaaacagaaaggaatattttctattttcaactCTACTACTAATATACAAATACaactatataataagattCATTGTTGATCATGTGATTAATCAACAAAGCTACTGTTGCGCAATTAATATTCGAATCTCTAAACTCATGTGATTTAAACCAagattaaaaactatatattataaaatttaattatttgttacCTAActttaaacatattttgtcTTAAATCCAAATTTAATTAGCTTGTTCACAAGGAAATGCCTCAAAAGAGGAAAGACGATTGATTCATCTCAACCTTCTCGTCTTCTTTCGGACAACAATGTCACAAAAAGTCTGATCCTTTCTCTTTAGATTTGGCTTCGAGAAATGGCTCGCGATCGGCGGGAAGGTCTGGAGATCAAGGTGGTGAATCCACCGGCGGCGGCGACAAACAATGTGGCTGTAGAAACGTCTCCGGCGACGGCGACGAGGAGACggagacaacaacaacgagCTTCGTTCGCTGAGTTTAGACCGTTTAAGCTTTGGTTTCCATGGCTTGTTCCAGCTATCGTGGTGGCTAACATTGCCCTTTTCGCCATTTCGATGTTTATTAACAATTGTCCTAAGAACTCGGCTTATTGCTTAGCTAGGTTTCTTGGGAGATTTGCTTTTCAGCCTATGAAAGAGAATCCTCTTCTGGGTCCTTCTTCTTTGACGTGGGTAACCTTAAAGATCTCAACTTTATTTCTTAAGATTCCACATTTGATTGAGATTCGTGTCTCTGAGTTTGAAATGtggaaactttttttgtttctaatgattggatttgttaaaattatgATGGGTTCTTAAAAAGTTCATTACTTTGTACAATTTGAATTAGATCTTAGATTGTGGGGCTTAGAATGAAATTTGGTGAAATTATACTTGTGGCATTGCATTGTAACAGTAAATATCAAGTGTTATAGTTATGTGTATTCTTTGATACCAGATTGGAGAAGATGGGGGCTTTAGATGTATCAATGGTGGTTCATAAGCACGAGGTGTGGCGCTTGTTCACTTGTATATGGCTACATGCTGGGGTTTTTCATGTTCTTGCCAACATGTTGAGCCTTATCTTCATTGGCATTCGACTTGAGCAAGAATTTGGATTTGGTATGCATCATGAGTTGGTTTATGTGCCAAAATGTGTATGGCTGATGCTGAAAGACttgctttttatttactaattctcattttctttgacAGTACGCATTGGATTGCTTTATATGATATCTGGATTTGGTGGAAGTTTGTTATCTTCTCTATTTAACCGGGCTGGTATATCCGTTGGTGCCTCTGGAGCATTATTCGGCTTGCTTGGTGCTATGCTTTCAGAGCTTCTCACTAATTGGACTATTTACGCTAATAAGGTAGCCAAATCTTCCCTTGTTAAACAAGCCGCACTTTCGATGAATGATGTGTCAATAATGTCATTGGTTTTTCTACATTTGCAGTTTGCAGCTCTTTTGACACTCATCTTCATCATAGCCATTAATTTAGCAGTAGGTATTCTTCCACATGTAGACAACTTTGCCCATCTTGGAGGATTCACATCAGGGTTTCTTCTAggctttgttttcttgatacGTCCTCAGTATGGATACTTCAACCAGCGGAACAATCCTCGGGGTTATGCTGCACCGTCTGCTAAATCCAAACACAAGCCATACCAATACGTTCTTTGGATCACCTCTTTAGTGCTTTTAATAGCAGGGtatacttctttttctttcatcatgattacaaaatgaaacagattCAGTCAATTCTTTAATgcaaatttttgaaaatttggtgTTAGATATACCGCTGGACTCGTAGTGCTTCTTCGAGGAACGGATCTAAACAAGCATTGTTCATGGTGCCATTATCTCAGCTGTATTCCTACGTCGCTTTGGAGCTGTAAATCTCAAAATGTCTACTGTGAGGTAAATACTTCTTATGCTCTTTAGTCTTTATCTACCATGTCTAGTTTGATCCCACCATTCTTGTTTTGTGTTAATACTTAAAAGAAGACACTAGTCTTATGTGTGTGACTAATCTTATGTTGTATTCGAGTTTATAAAAACTGAGAGTGATTGTGGAATTTGGTGCAGTCGAGCCAAATTGGGCAGCAGATGAACTTGACATGTATCACGAATGGGAAAACAGAGATGTACAAGCTCTCTAACGATATACCGTCTCGGATTCAGCAGTTGTGTTCCCAATTGTGCAGATGAATACCACTAAACGTCTAATTTTTATACTCTTGTAGAAAGTTAGGAATGTGTCttgaggaagagaagattgtTCATTTAACATGATCATGCACTTGTGGATTCTTCTTTCTGATCATTGTTTGTTTCCActtcttgttttattgttgCATATGTATTGACCATGATCTATGTAATGAGAACATAGGTGAAGAGAAAGTTgaacaaagtttttgttcttaaacattttaattataaattcaGATGTTTAATCTAATCTTAAATTTCTTTTGCATTTAAGTtgcataaaaatgaaaataatattttgttgtatatcaaatcattttatatatttaaatgaaaatttattagtGTAATAGTTATGTCAAATGATAAATGTAATTTACTATCATTCGCAACTTTCGAATTTCcaagaagaaaattatataattaatttaaaaattgaaatttgcttacttaaaagttaaaggagtctaatcatattttattatttcatacGTATATGGTTAGTGCGAATACGAAAACTCCACtaatatcttcttcatttttatatttttacgTACATGTGCGTTGAATTTACATGATAATCTATAAGGCTATAACCTTATCACAAGACACAAATCATTATTAACTATATGcacaaaatagaataaataaCTATATGgtaacttttttaaaacaaaattttgtattatataaaaaaatccagTTAAACGAACATggaatatattagtttttgaaAAGTATTGTTATGTAGTGTAGTATAAGTTTGGACGTTCGAGTATTCGTTTCTGTTTTAGTTTAATACCATTGTATTTCgattatttcaattttgaagtttaaaatctatataaacaccaaaaaatttggttatgttttgatttagatttggttttttttttatttagaaatcTATGATCCattcggattttttttttttggtgcaatagttttagatttgttatttgtatttaGTCATTACTTTCgtcaaaacatatttaatgTTTAAATGATCGCTGATAtgagataaataaaaatcaagttaaaaaaatcataaatatatctGTTACCAGTTACCACCAATTCGAGAAAAATCTTCACTTTTCTGTCACCGATCCAATCCTATTCTTTTTTTAGAGCATTAAACTCTTATGTATTCTAACGTAGTTTTAACTTTAATGCCAATTCCACCCATCGTAATGTTAGGTCGCTCGGTGGATTATATTGTTGTTTATCCATTGGTTGTTACtttgaaaatttcacaaatatCAGAATCATTATTTGAATCTTTATTTCATAATCGTTGATCTTACAATTACATACTCAAAGTTTGACACTAGCTAGACTTACCAAAACCAGTTGGCGCCAAATCGCAAAATAGAATAATCATATGattatagtaatttttttattctgatTATAAATTCAAAGAACGTCGGAAATGCCTAACAAATTTCCTGACCAAGTGGATTTATGATTCATATAAAGAGGACAAAGGAGTGTGATTAAACAAATGTAAAAACTTGTATCTATCTTCTATTTATTATTCTCTATagttttatacataaaaaatacTTAGTCTCCACCACTTACACagatcattttcttctccaacacaaagctttcttcttccatagcATCCGAATCGTCGCATCTTAAACCTCCTAAACAGGTATGCTtgtaacttttgtttcttaccaGAACTAAATTCACTTTGTTAATTTGTGATtagattctctgtttctttccgGTTACTAATCTTGATCAGGgacaagaatttgtttttgtgtcgGAGACTAGGAATATAACAAGGATTTTTGCGTTTTCTTGTGTAAcaatttttagggtttattagGGTTCTTGATTTCATCAATGGGTTCTTACTCAGCTGGCTTCCCTGGATCCTTGGACTGGTTTGATTTTCCCGGTTTAGGAAACGGATCCTATCTAAATGATCAACCTTTGTTAGATATTGGATCTGTTCCTCCTCC
It encodes the following:
- a CDS encoding Rab5-interacting family protein (Rab5-interacting family protein; CONTAINS InterPro DOMAIN/s: Rab5-interacting (InterPro:IPR010742); BEST Arabidopsis thaliana protein match is: Rab5-interacting family protein (TAIR:AT5G59410.1); Has 196 Blast hits to 196 proteins in 85 species: Archae - 0; Bacteria - 0; Metazoa - 128; Fungi - 0; Plants - 50; Viruses - 0; Other Eukaryotes - 18 (source: NCBI BLink).) codes for the protein MKEGKSSKSSSQQEQHEQIYHQNSHLGSFNFAKLFDSEASWDKDQLGDVLHWIRQVVGLLCGLLWGAIPLVGGIWLLLFLAISSGIVYGYYALVLKIDEEDFGGHAALLQDGLFASLSLFLLAWILVYSLSSF
- a CDS encoding Exostosin family protein (Exostosin family protein; FUNCTIONS IN: catalytic activity; INVOLVED IN: biological_process unknown; LOCATED IN: endomembrane system, membrane; EXPRESSED IN: male gametophyte, flower, pollen tube; EXPRESSED DURING: L mature pollen stage, M germinated pollen stage, 4 anthesis; CONTAINS InterPro DOMAIN/s: Exostosin-like (InterPro:IPR004263); BEST Arabidopsis thaliana protein match is: Exostosin family protein (TAIR:AT2G20370.1); Has 4124 Blast hits to 3335 proteins in 318 species: Archae - 0; Bacteria - 277; Metazoa - 1010; Fungi - 350; Plants - 587; Viruses - 35; Other Eukaryotes - 1865 (source: NCBI BLink).), translating into MRKPHRRGGTMAMEKSSSKYRTQFWYVAMASFLLWLVLLYLFSSSAKTVHNHERLFRQENIIDLPVENVPQNHEPDEAPVVNVVSEDISVDNSSLPVSVDSPPDDQMSEDKKVVTDLVEELEKERVENEKKRVDSVVIGRSSKARRGHREPRKARSSGRLEAEKKRVRRNDADESNAENSDENHQALDKEPNFFEAKKDVEPKKALVDDNDDDLETKRGKELPNDSSSNVVEDDNDDDLETKKGKDNISKSEPKTQRNFVLNKNNTSKAKNRVISKRNQPSRVGKVMLRPRETRSNDPCKGKYVYMHEVPALFNEELLKNCWTLSRWTDMCELTSNFGLGPRLPNMEGVSGWYATNQFTLEVIFHNRMKQYKCLTKDSSLASAVYVPYYPGLDLMRFLWGPFPFMRDAAALDLMKWLRESQEWKRMDGRDHFMVAGRTTWDFMRTPENESDWGNRLMILPEVRNMTMLLIESSPWNYHGFAVPYPTYFHPSTYAEIIQWQMRMRRINRRYLFSFVGAPRPNLGDSIRTEIMDQCKASKRKCKLLECISGSQKCYKPDQIMKFFLSSTFCLQPPGDSYTRRSTFDSILAGCIPVFFHPGSAYAQYIWHLPKDIAKYSVFIPEKNVKEGKVSIENVLSRIPRTKVFAMREQVIRLIPRLMYFHPSSKSEDTGRFEDAFDVAVEGVLERVEGLRKRIEEGKEEIFDFPEQYSWKYNVFGNVERHEWDPYFDRP
- the LCR62 gene encoding low-molecular-weight cysteine-rich 62 (low-molecular-weight cysteine-rich 62 (LCR62); LOCATED IN: endomembrane system; CONTAINS InterPro DOMAIN/s: S locus-related glycoprotein 1 binding pollen coat (InterPro:IPR010851); BEST Arabidopsis thaliana protein match is: low-molecular-weight cysteine-rich 61 (TAIR:AT4G30064.1); Has 35333 Blast hits to 34131 proteins in 2444 species: Archae - 798; Bacteria - 22429; Metazoa - 974; Fungi - 991; Plants - 531; Viruses - 0; Other Eukaryotes - 9610 (source: NCBI BLink).), encoding MAKAASTLVFPIIFLVMFALIEQNMGCMAVLGSCGVITDCSGSCKTKFGQDASGDCDRDGGQGTCMCGYPCPHDKLHM